The following proteins come from a genomic window of Anabrus simplex isolate iqAnaSimp1 chromosome 7, ASM4041472v1, whole genome shotgun sequence:
- the Osi11 gene encoding uncharacterized protein Osi11 — MSRSPLFIVFAFSLLSLYSVLANPETSEETESDSFLNGLKVLYNAYQNCEKQEEMSTCLKLRALKFADRALKTDKVPLLDGISLVKTPEDTRDGRKMAEPVPEVDESTLPQDPDKKQETLDEMLLERASKFFRSHTLEFSVPRSLTDELGSEDEAGEEGRTKRLKKYGGALLLGLMMKGGLMAMAYKGVALLAGKALMVAKMALVLSAVVALKKLVGGGGGEEKVTYEIVKHPHVSHSYSSGHDYGGHYGGGGGGGGHYESSGSGGGGHYKRSLDEQEAARIAQLMAYREQIPEQQVVQPQLMYPQ, encoded by the exons ATGAGTCGGTCACCGCTTTTTATTGTGTTTGCATTCTCATTGTTAAGTTTATATTCTGTTCTCGCTAACCCGGAAACAAGTGAAGAAACTGAATCGGATAGTTTCCTTAATGGATTAAAAGTACTTTACAATGCTTACCAAAATTGTGAAAAGCAAGAAGAAATGAGCACGTGTTTAAAATTAAGGGCGTTGAAGTTTGCAGATCGCGCACTGAAGACGGATAAGGTTCCTCTGCTAGATGGGATATCACTGGTGAAGACTCCGGAAGATACTCGGGATGGAAGGAAGATGGCGGAGCCAGTACCGGAAGTGGATGAAAGCACCCTTCCTCAGGATCCTGACAAGAAGCAGGAGACGTTGGACGAGATGCTACTCGAGAGAGCCTCCAAGTTCTTCCGCAGTCATACTCTGGAATTCAGTGTTCCCCGTTCCTTGACTGATGAACTTGGTAGCGAGGACGAAGCTGGAGAAGAAG GTCGAACTAAAAGGCTGAAGAAGTATGGAGGTGCTCTACTGTTAGGCTTGATGATGAAGGGAGGTCTAATGGCTATGGCCTATAAGGGAGTGGCTCTTCTTGCTGGTAAAGCGCTCATGGTGGCCAAGATGGCACTGGTGCTGTCTGCAGTGGTGGCCCTCAAGAAGCTGGTAGGTGGTGGCGGTGGAGAAGAGAAGGTCACCTACGAGATCGTGAAACACCCCCACGTGTCTCACTCGTATTCCAGCGGTCACGACTACGGCGGTcactacggtggtggtggtggtggtggtggtcactaCGAGAGCAGTGGCAGCGGTGGTGGTGGACATTACAAGCGTAGCCTGGACGAGCAGGAGGCAGCACGCATCGCGCAGTTGATGGCGTACCGCGAACAGATACCCGAGCAGCAGGTAGTCCAACCCCAACTGATGTACCCACAGTAG